A region of Pseudomonas putida DNA encodes the following proteins:
- the can gene encoding carbonate dehydratase: MHDLQELIDNNARWADAITQRDPDFFAKLARQQTPEFLWIGCSDARVPANEIVGMLPGDLFVHRNVANVVLHTDLNCLSVIQYAVEVLKVKHILVTGHYGCGGVRAAMQDRQLGLIDGWLRSIRDLYYEKRGELAKLETEEAQVDRLCELNVIQQVANVAHTSIVQNAWHRGQELSVHGCIYGIKDGRWKSLDTTISGFAQLPPQYRLRALE; this comes from the coding sequence ATGCACGACCTGCAGGAACTGATCGACAACAACGCGCGCTGGGCCGATGCCATCACCCAGCGTGACCCCGATTTCTTCGCCAAGCTGGCCCGTCAGCAAACCCCGGAATTCCTCTGGATCGGTTGCTCCGACGCCCGCGTGCCGGCCAACGAGATCGTTGGCATGCTGCCCGGCGACCTGTTCGTCCACCGCAATGTCGCCAACGTGGTGCTGCACACCGACCTTAACTGCCTGTCGGTGATCCAGTACGCCGTCGAAGTGCTTAAGGTCAAACACATCCTGGTCACCGGCCACTACGGCTGCGGCGGCGTGCGCGCAGCCATGCAGGACCGCCAGCTAGGCTTGATCGACGGCTGGCTGCGTTCGATCCGCGACTTGTACTACGAAAAGCGCGGCGAGCTGGCCAAGCTGGAAACCGAAGAGGCGCAAGTCGATCGCCTGTGCGAGCTGAACGTGATCCAGCAGGTCGCCAACGTGGCCCACACCAGCATCGTGCAGAACGCCTGGCACCGTGGGCAGGAGCTGTCGGTGCATGGCTGCATCTATGGCATCAAGGACGGGCGTTGGAAGAGCCTGGACACCACCATCAGCGGGTTTGCCCAACTGCCGCCGCAGTATCGGTTGCGGGCGTTGGAGTAA
- the rimI gene encoding ribosomal protein S18-alanine N-acetyltransferase, which produces MSDSISFRPMTEADLDAVLKIEYAAFSHPWTRGIFQDALKSYEVWLMFDGQQQVGHGVINVIIDEAHLLNITVKPENQGCGLGLCLLEHLMARAYQLNGRECFLEVRASNQSAYRLYERYGFNEIGRRRDYYPIAGGREDALVMACTLFEE; this is translated from the coding sequence ATGAGTGACTCGATCAGTTTCCGCCCGATGACCGAGGCGGATCTGGATGCCGTGCTTAAGATCGAATATGCCGCGTTCAGTCATCCCTGGACCCGGGGAATCTTTCAGGATGCGCTTAAGTCCTACGAAGTGTGGCTGATGTTCGATGGCCAGCAGCAGGTCGGCCATGGCGTTATCAATGTGATCATTGATGAAGCGCACCTGCTCAACATCACCGTCAAACCCGAGAATCAGGGTTGCGGCCTGGGCCTGTGTCTGCTCGAACACCTGATGGCGCGGGCCTATCAGCTCAATGGCCGCGAGTGCTTTTTGGAAGTGCGTGCCAGCAACCAGTCGGCCTATCGGTTGTACGAGCGCTACGGATTCAACGAAATCGGCCGCCGCCGCGACTACTACCCTATCGCCGGCGGCCGCGAAGATGCCCTGGTGATGGCCTGCACCCTGTTCGAAGAGTGA
- a CDS encoding energy transducer TonB, translating into MLTEPRRRAYLSAMQVVHWLPRAELPFAAPSRPELLLPVGPVEDIDFDVKPAPAANAAPIAPQARAGERPKIEIPRPGSTPKPAAKAVEAEEPAPAPRPVPVPPPRFALQLLRAGSCLLLVELATGQPFQSRDPSYLLLKDMLRAAGLPDAPQIIGEPVRWPLLVRGNMDQGPDAARDFVQGFIQARLEEAPCSCLWLIGLPALRFAGNTDAQTYYQTLKLDGLGDAWALPGLELLMDEPQRKADVWQAMRQLMARWKSVE; encoded by the coding sequence TTGCTGACCGAACCCCGTCGCCGCGCCTACCTTTCCGCCATGCAAGTGGTGCACTGGCTGCCGCGCGCCGAACTGCCGTTCGCCGCACCGTCACGCCCCGAACTGTTGTTGCCGGTGGGGCCGGTCGAAGACATCGACTTCGACGTCAAGCCGGCGCCGGCCGCCAACGCGGCGCCCATCGCGCCCCAGGCACGCGCCGGCGAACGCCCGAAAATCGAAATTCCACGTCCTGGCAGCACTCCAAAACCTGCGGCCAAGGCCGTCGAGGCAGAAGAGCCGGCCCCGGCCCCGCGCCCGGTGCCGGTGCCACCACCACGCTTCGCGTTGCAGCTGCTGCGCGCCGGCAGCTGCCTGCTGCTGGTGGAGCTGGCCACGGGCCAGCCGTTCCAGAGCCGCGACCCGTCCTACCTGCTACTCAAGGACATGTTGCGCGCCGCCGGCCTGCCCGACGCCCCGCAGATCATCGGCGAACCGGTGCGCTGGCCGCTGCTGGTGCGCGGCAACATGGACCAGGGCCCGGACGCTGCACGTGATTTCGTCCAGGGGTTCATCCAGGCGCGCCTGGAAGAAGCCCCTTGCAGTTGCTTGTGGCTGATCGGGCTGCCTGCGCTGCGTTTTGCCGGCAATACCGATGCGCAAACCTACTACCAAACACTGAAGCTCGACGGCCTGGGCGATGCCTGGGCCTTGCCGGGCCTTGAACTGTTGATGGACGAGCCGCAACGCAAGGCGGACGTCTGGCAAGCCATGCGCCAGCTGATGGCGCGCTGGAAGAGCGTTGAATGA